One Candidatus Methanoperedens sp. genomic region harbors:
- a CDS encoding radical SAM protein, protein MNSVTSKMRIFKKVGINYLSYKMGYPKPFFCLYVSTLQCNLRCKHCFVESPHQYDKEKKEYWDNLSKDLTTEQAKYAIDQLDKIGISVLHITGGEPLLRKDLEQIALHAKMKGMYVSMDTNGTLMTIDRAKSLSCFERIGISVDGIGETHEIIRGINTFEKTKNAIKLLKKYTSSMIGIVFTINKMNYNNIDSVFEFAKEHGDFVTFLPIDNIKELSLNEEKAKEIGEKIIKLKKENYSFIENPMEYIELLPYFLQGMTAIECNVECHPSALYFVLGPSGDLSGCTSLHSYVGNVLKDDIMDMHKQGISKISDTRSKCGGCSITCAIQNSMLFNQSVYKAIVTATSKFLRS, encoded by the coding sequence ATGAATAGTGTAACTTCAAAAATGAGGATTTTTAAAAAAGTTGGCATTAATTATCTTAGTTATAAGATGGGATATCCCAAACCGTTTTTTTGCTTATATGTTTCAACTTTACAGTGTAATCTTAGGTGTAAACATTGTTTTGTGGAATCCCCTCATCAATATGATAAAGAGAAGAAAGAGTATTGGGATAATCTTAGTAAGGATCTCACTACCGAACAGGCTAAATATGCGATTGATCAGCTAGATAAGATTGGTATCTCTGTACTGCATATCACTGGTGGTGAGCCGTTGCTCAGAAAAGATCTTGAGCAGATTGCTTTACATGCAAAAATGAAAGGCATGTACGTTTCCATGGATACCAATGGTACATTGATGACTATAGATAGGGCAAAATCATTAAGTTGTTTTGAGAGAATAGGCATCTCGGTAGACGGGATTGGAGAAACACACGAGATTATAAGGGGCATAAACACATTTGAAAAAACAAAAAATGCAATAAAACTTCTTAAAAAGTATACGAGTTCTATGATAGGGATCGTGTTTACGATTAATAAAATGAATTATAATAATATAGACAGTGTGTTTGAATTTGCTAAAGAACATGGTGATTTCGTCACTTTCCTGCCTATAGATAACATCAAGGAGCTTTCTTTGAATGAAGAAAAAGCAAAAGAAATTGGAGAGAAGATTATTAAATTAAAAAAAGAGAATTATTCTTTCATTGAGAATCCTATGGAATATATCGAACTACTCCCATACTTTCTGCAGGGGATGACAGCGATTGAATGTAATGTTGAGTGTCATCCATCTGCACTTTACTTCGTACTGGGTCCAAGCGGGGATTTAAGCGGGTGTACTTCACTGCATTCATATGTGGGTAATGTTTTAAAAGATGACATTATGGATATGCACAAGCAGGGAATATCAAAAATATCAGATACTCGCAGCAAATGTGGGGGATGCAGTATAACATGTGCCATACAAAACTCTATGTTGTTTAATCAATCCGTTTATAAAGCAATTGTTACTGCTACATCAAAATTTTTAAGAAGTTAA
- a CDS encoding UbiA family prenyltransferase: MSDIKLKKFMGYRGWKVWTSYDMHICLLALFYVLIVDNLLRPLDSLFLISSLGFYFMYGFLINDFCDISYDIAAGKKRIIQGLPKVAFIGIILSVVLISALHLLYLNNILYTVIYIVSYLLATLYSALPIRFKARGFSGIIVNGLIEKGLPVLAIFSYFNHFKLDTLIFVQASFLIEVVEIITHQILDYEADLNTGVRTYVVDVGREKALKIYNNFICPISGSIVVFMSLFISINIPYAVFFVAAGFIGYPVLTLLILKGKLKREKKIIPLYFSCMYFLINNILPLFFAFILSLKNSLNVVLLLVALVSQYYILKYNLNSLKKKALIHFELFTDT, translated from the coding sequence GTGTCAGACATTAAGCTTAAGAAATTCATGGGCTATAGAGGCTGGAAGGTCTGGACTAGCTATGATATGCATATCTGCCTCCTTGCACTTTTTTATGTTTTAATTGTAGATAACCTATTAAGACCATTAGATTCTTTATTTTTGATTTCTTCACTTGGGTTTTATTTCATGTACGGTTTTTTAATAAACGATTTCTGTGATATATCATATGACATTGCAGCAGGCAAAAAAAGGATTATTCAAGGATTACCAAAAGTTGCGTTTATTGGAATAATCCTCAGCGTCGTGCTTATAAGTGCATTGCATTTATTGTATCTAAATAATATTCTATACACAGTAATCTACATAGTTTCGTATTTACTTGCCACTCTTTACTCTGCCTTGCCAATAAGATTTAAAGCAAGAGGTTTTTCCGGGATTATCGTTAACGGTCTCATAGAAAAGGGATTGCCTGTTCTTGCTATATTCTCATATTTCAATCATTTTAAGTTAGATACGCTCATATTCGTGCAGGCTTCGTTTTTAATCGAGGTTGTAGAGATAATAACACACCAAATATTAGATTATGAAGCTGATTTAAATACTGGAGTTCGTACTTATGTCGTTGATGTAGGGAGAGAAAAAGCATTGAAAATATATAACAATTTTATATGCCCCATCTCTGGATCGATTGTAGTATTTATGTCTCTTTTCATATCGATAAATATCCCATATGCAGTTTTTTTTGTCGCGGCCGGCTTCATAGGCTATCCAGTGTTGACCCTATTGATATTAAAAGGTAAGTTAAAAAGAGAAAAAAAGATTATTCCATTATATTTCTCTTGTATGTATTTCTTAATCAACAACATACTCCCTTTGTTTTTTGCGTTCATTCTCAGCCTAAAAAATTCCTTAAACGTAGTTCTTCTCTTGGTGGCGCTTGTTTCCCAATATTATATATTAAAATATAATTTAAACTCTCTTAAGAAAAAAGCTTTAATTCACTTTGAACTTTTTACGGATACATGA